From Triticum aestivum cultivar Chinese Spring chromosome 4A, IWGSC CS RefSeq v2.1, whole genome shotgun sequence, a single genomic window includes:
- the LOC123087730 gene encoding uncharacterized protein isoform X2 codes for MTQNRAKWTARYEKGLVEVLTEYNLSHYRGQNGWTTEGWNQVVKELNNLYPEARFTKDQVQDKEAQLKKHYKNIKLIVNRSGISWNDIACVINTTPEKWEEIIAEDPKLKMYEGKSFPLYKALGVLYEGHIAQGRHCLTSRKPPIGTKTGSNFGAKDKMVASTSKKNTRHGRDDNVRTSSIIDINDTPTLDDVDERENTVNDEEELGSEDADGDQPQISESSAKGKKTKKQKGGTSVQRLEDSMMAYVNFKKDQASKKEKVSQQGKQPSITECLQVLNDMDDVPDEVKIFASDVFKDAANVRFSWVTTQDCGVCG; via the exons ATGACGCAAAATAGGGCTAAGTGGACAGCAAGGTATGAGAAAGGTCTCGTGGAGGTACTTACAGAGTACAATCTATCTCATTACCGTGGCCAAAATGGGTGGACTACCGAAGGATGGAATCAAGTTGTCAAGGAACTGAACAATTTATATCCAGAGGCAAGGTTTACCAAGGATCAGGTTCAAGATAAGGAAGCTCAGTTGaaaaagcactacaaaaatatcaaGTTGATAGTCAACCGCTCTGGAATATCATGGAATGATATTGCATGTGTGATCAACACCACGCCTGAAAAATGGGAAGAGATCATTGCA GAGGACCCAAAGCTCAAAATGTATGAAGGAAAGAGCTTTCCATTGTACAAGGCATTGGGTGTGCTCTATGAAGGACACATTGCGCAAGGAAGACACTGCCTCACATCAAGGAAGCCTCCGATTGGCACAAAAACAGGTAGCAACTTTGGAGCGAAGGATAAGATGGTTGCAAGCACTAGCAAGAAAAATACAAGACATGGAAGAGATGACAACGTAAGGACTTCTTCAATAATTGACATCAATGATACTCCTACATTAGATGATGTGGATGAAAGAGAGAACACTGTCAATGACGAGGAAGAATTAGGCAGTGAAGATGCTGATGGCGATCAACCACAAATAAGTGAATCAAGTGCAAAAGGGAAAAAAACTAAGAAACAAAAAGGTGGCACATCTGTACAGCGGCTTGAAGATTCCATGATGGCTTATGTGAATTTCAAGAAAGATCAAGCTTCCAAGAAGGAAAAAGTGTCACAGCAAGGAAAACAACCCTCAATTACAGAATGCTTGCAGGTCTTGAATGACATGGATGATGTTCCCGACGAGGTCAAAATCTTTGCCTCTGATGTTTTCAAGGATGCAGCAAATGTGAGATTTTCCTGGGTTACAACTCAAGATTGCGGGGTATGTGGCTAA
- the LOC123087730 gene encoding putative nuclease HARBI1 isoform X1 produces the protein MDTSNHDDGYESCTDSEEEEEEEMMFLVFPTIYCISSRREKIPVNTSILTGAKYIREILDGHPQRCLDILRMESHIFQLLCDHLRSKNLLKNSKGVSVEEQLGMFMYMLSRNASYRTLTDRFQQSPETVHRHINGCFNAMRSLAFDLIKHSSLDTHWKISTNPQFWPFFENCLGAIDGTHVPMTITSNEAAPYRNRKGTLSQNVMVACDFDLNFVYVSAGWEGSASDAGVLKSAIQSGFHVPPGKYYLVDGGYANTPQFLAPYRGVRYHLKDFGRGGPRPKNPKELFSLRHARLRNHIERTIGVWKMRFPILKVGTHYPIDTQVKIPMAAAVFHNIIRSHRGDEQWLDTQQMQIDPLLFVTLPDGDDIPRHVPTSSSNQRDLGNSMRDEIANRMWADYQRIRSERSSRRSTS, from the exons ATGGATACGAGTAACCATGATGATGGATATGAGTCATgtactgattctgaggaggaggaggaggaggagatgatgtTTCTTGTCTTCCCGACAATATATTGTATATCTTCTAGGAGGGAAAAGATTCCAGTGAACACATCCATTCTTACGGGAGCTAAGTATATCCGAGAAATATTGGATGGCCACCCTCAACGGTGCCTTGATATTCTTAGGATGGAATCCCATATCTTCCAACTTCTATGTGACCATCTTAGATCCAAAAATCTTCTAAAAAATTCAAAAGGAGTCAGTGTTGAAGAGCAACTAGGGATGTTTATGTACATGCTATCCAGGAATGCGAGTTATCGTACGTTGACTGATAGGTTTCAGCAGAGTCCTGAAACGGTGCATAGGCATATCAATGGATGCTTCAACGCTATGAGATCATTGGCATTTGACCTTATCAAGCATAGTTCGCTAGATACTCATTGGAAAATATCAACAAATCCCCAGTTTTGGCCTTTCTTTGAG AACTGCCTAGGGGCAATAGATGGGACTCATGTTCCCATGACCATTACATCCAACGAGGCTGCTCCATACAGGAATAGAAAGGGGACCCTCTCCCAAAATGTGATGGTCGCCTGCGACTTCGATCTCAACTTTGTTTATGTGTCAGCTGGTTGGGAGGGGTCTGCCTCAGATGCTGGAGTATTGAAATCTGCTATTCAATCAGGCTTCCATGTACCTCCGGGCAAGTATTATTTGGTTGACGGAGGCTATGCAAACACACCACAGTTTCTAGCTCCGTACCGTGGAGTTCGTTACCATCTAAAAGATTTCGGTAGAGGTGGCCCTCGTCCAAAGAACCCCAAAGAACTCTTCAGTCTAAGGCATGCCCGTCTACGGAACCATATAGAGCGTACAATTGGTGTATGGAAAATGCGATTTCCTATTTTAAAAGTTGGCACACATTACCCAATTGACACTCAAGTCAAAATTCCTATGGCGGCAGCTGTATTTCACAATATAATCCGGAGTCACAGAGGTGATGAACAATGGCTAGATACGCAACAAATGCAAATTGACCCTCTTCTATTTGTCACTCTTCCTGATGGAGATGACATACCTCGACATGTTCCTACATCCTCAAGCAATCAAAGGGACCTTGGTAATTCTATGAGAGATGAAATTGCCAACAGGATGTGGGCAGACTATCAAAGAATTCGAAGTGAAAGATCGTCACGGAGATCTACTAGCTAA